DNA from Elaeis guineensis isolate ETL-2024a chromosome 2, EG11, whole genome shotgun sequence:
AGGTATTTGATGGCGATGAACTTTTCACTGGTGAGGAAGCCGCAGAAGACTTTAGCGGAGGCACCACAGCCGAGGGAGCGGGAGAGATCGAAGGAGATAATTGCGAGCAAAGGTTGTGAAAGAAGAAGCGATGGAGGGACGATACGGTGGGGGAGTCGAGGGGGATGGTATGATCGTGGGTGCAGGCATGGCTGAGGGAGTGATAGAGCtagaaaaaaaggaggaagagagcaaAGATGACAAGGAGGAAGATGGAGGAGGTCGAGATGATGGCCAGAAGGTGGCATGGTGGCGGCAGGAGGTTGGGCTCGACAGAGTGAAGGGCTGTGAAGCATTTGAGATTGAGAAGGAGTAGCAGCATTTGGGTTGAGAAAAGATAAGGGGACAGATGGTCAGTTGGAGGAGGAGCAAGGAGGGGAGGAGGGAAGGTCGAGGATTTGACAGCAATGGACTTGTCGCAGGGAGGAGGCCGCAAAAGACCTCGATGGAGGTGCCGTAGCCGAGGGAGCAAGACGGGTTTGAAGGAGGCAATGGCGGAGCGGAAGGAGAAGCGGCAGAGGGAGGAAATGGTGAGAGAGTCAAAGGGGAGGATACGATCGTGGGCGTGGGCGTGATGGAAGGAGCAGTAAagatagaagaggaggaggaggaaggcgaGGATCACAAAGAAGAGGGTGGGGGAGGCGGAGGTGATGGCAAGGAAGGTGGCATGGTGGCGACAGGAGGCTGGGCTCAACAGAGGCGGCGGGAGGCTGGGCTCGATAGGGACGGCAGAGCGAGGGGCCTCGAAGGCATCTCATGTATTGCATGGGGTTATAATCTAATTATGAAAAGATATGATtaagaagattttttttgagtgaaATGATTAAGAAGTTAGATGTATAATCTATGTATTTATTTCTTCAATTCTTTTTTCTGCCTATATTGTTGCTCGTAGGTATTCCAAATCAGTTGAACTCTatcattttaagaaaaaaaatctgtATTTATTGGTTCACTCTTTTAACATTTAAAAACAGACAAAATGTGACACTTTTAATTTAATCCacatattttctctcttattgCCCAAATCTTTAAACTTGTCTATTAATTTATTTTGTATAATTGCAATATATGTGTCAGTTGTTTGTTGCATCAAGAAAGGTCAAGCAAATATGCCTCAATATGATATGCGATAAATGTTCAGATACATCTCAGATATGTTCCACTGCTTGTATGGCCAATTTTTGGAAAAGAATGTGCTTAATGCGCCCATTTTAGACAAATTTCTGGCTCATATCCTATCATTGGCATACAGGAATCCTTTTTTTAAATACAAGAACCATCCATTAATTGGATCAAACGTGTCACTTAAAAGCCTAGGGTTTTAGAGATAGCAAATATCAAATAATTGTTTGTCTTGCTTGGACATTAATTACGTACACTCAACAATGCCAACAAGTAGACGCTAGGAACAAAAGAACTACCAAGAACTTGTCACATCCTACTCAAATGATGGAGCACATAAGTGGATAAAAGACGGACTCCCATAATTGCACACCAATTTGGATATAACGATCAAAGCATATCCATTAAGTACAAATGAGATAAGAAGTGAGTACCAGGGACACCTATCTCCATCCCTGGATAAATTCAAGATAAGAATTACTAGAATCAGGGATTCAAATTTCAACGGAACATCCCTTAGAATAATACAATGGGATATTATCCCATATATCATAATAGAATAAtttagctatcatcctaatattcCAATTGATACATCTTGGAATATCCTCTATCCCAATTATCATGATAGATTAGAACCGTGGtatatcttattttatgaaaaaatcgaAATAACTCTATTCTATGAAATTTAAAACCTTAAATAAGACAACATCAGAATTGTACTTTTGAATTAAAAAACTCCCATTATTGATGGGTAATTTCCGGATGATCTGATGACCTACTGCCTCAATTGGTTTCACACAATATATCGATGAATGGATGGGCAAAAAAAGGGCTACACATCGATTATGTGACTTTCATATACAGATATGTATGTTACCACAGCATTGCCCAACAAAGACTGCTAGTCCAGGCTCCGTATCGTTGCATCAGTGCAGACACCCAATACTTATCCTGCACTCGACGAAGCACTCATAAACATGGCTTGCATCACCTATGTATCACTTTTAAATCGTATTAGTTACATTGTAATCCTGTGTTTTTATTTTGTTTAAGTAAAACATTGTAATTCTGTGGTTGTTAACCATGTTGTCTACTGCAAATATGAAAGACTTGCGTATTATTTATGCCCTGAGACAGCATTTGGCTGTGATGCATAGTCTTTGCCCACTAGAACCTAATAATCTTCTTAGGTGGGCGCCAGACTCTCTCTCGTACCAGAAAAGCAAGCAACAACCTCCACATGATGCCTTAGTGCACAGTAGCCAGTAGGCCAGTGGTTCACCAACCACCCAAACCTAATCCATCTCACCAAGCATGGTGGTTCACCCCCAAACACTAGAGATGCCTATGGACTCAACAGTTTGACATTTGTGCAGTTAGGTTTCGTAATCATGTCAAACAATAAGCCTTTGCCATCGTTGCACACCTGTACTCACTGTAGGGTTCGGGTTGTAGCTTCCATACAAATGAAAGATTGATCTTTTTCACTATATTATCCGTTGGATTGGATTGTACAATATATGTCAAAGCACTCCGACCTCCTTCTAGTTTGTTTGTAAAGATCTTGAATCAGCTATTGCATTATCCAACGATCGGTGTTGCGAAAGAAAGAGAATCATTCTTTAACTATTGCATTATCCAATGATCCGTGTTGTGAAAGAAAGAGAATCATTCTTTCGTGCGAAAAATCTAACCCGAACCCGTCACTGTAAACCACAGCATTGGACCACCATCCCATCCAAATGGAACCCACATATCAGCCATCAAAAAAATGTTTTAGGTCGCCAGCTAACACAATCAAAACAGGTGGCCTAGACAGTCAAGGAAGGGAGGTTGGGTTAAGATTGAACAGAGTCTTTTCTGtatgaaagaaaaggaaaaatcaaACACTGCCGTATGTATCATACCATTCATGTCGCTTGCTCCTAAGAAAAAGCACAATGAACGAGtgttggatgattttttttttcttcttctaaaatAGAAGAAGCTGGTTGGTCCAAAGGGCTCTAAATGGCATTCCTTATTTCCTTTGATGTGCTTTATTTAGGTGGTGAGCACTACCATGCGGTGACCAAGTCCGACTTGTCCAAATGAAATGAACATGggagttattttattttatttatttatttatttatttattttgcattGGTCTAGAAAAAAGTCCATATTTCTTATGTGAAGTTTGCTCAAATTTTTATGTGCGACCGGTCCCCAGTACATGGACCGGCCGAAGTGCAATATATGGTGCACATATCTGCACCTTACATGAGTTTATGTGGCAGGGGACATGCCATCACTGGGACAACTTGGCTACTGGTGTAGTGAGCTTACAATGTTTTATACAGTATACAAGGCCTCTATACTGAACCAGGATCATTAAATTCGATGtagatttttttcatcattattaatagaGCTAAATAAGATTCAAAAATAAGATCTCCtatattagaaaattaaatcatacaTCAACTGTGGAAAGTCATAACTTGATTATATGATATttaattaagatgattttttttaataaaataattttttaagatttatggTGTGATCCTTACCCATAAAGAAAACCATGTCCTTAGCAATTACATCCAAATTTCATTGTTTGAGTTCCAAAACAGGCCAGTTAAattgaacttaaaaaaaaaaaaaaattgattaggcATAGTTTCCAATATAAGAAGAATTAGATTGAGCAATAAAAAGTTGATGCAAGAGTCAAGATCTACCTCCGTAGGATTGTAGATTTTTTTATGTATATTTCTACTAGTCAAGTCTATTTTTTGAAATATAGCTCTATCTAAATTAGTAAAAAAATCTGATTAAATTGTATAAAAGCAGATCTCACCATTATAAATAGAGactatgtatttaattttatccTATTAATGAATCATGGAAAGCAAAAAAACCTAAAGacaattttctttatttttttcatctttttctattttttttagaaaattttttcttgtttttaaTTAGATCGTGTAAACTATTTACTGTGACtgggttaaaaatctaaataaaattattgaTCATTTAGAAAActttgattaaataaaatttgtcTTAAAAGCTTTATAATATGCTAACattcaattttgattttttaatgctCAAGATACTTTTTttcacaaaaatataattgcaaTAAATAACTAAAATACATTTTCCTTTGAAATGTCATAAgtccaaaaaaatatttaaaattcttaatagttgatctactatatagtttcaatatgataagggctcaattatttttaatatctttttttaatatatatatgttgggtaaTGAAGGTTGGTTATAGATAATTTAGGCATTAAAGATTCTCCATCAGACGTACTccgataaatagatttttttttcattatttaggTCGAATCCAACATTGGAAGCTTCACTTGAGTAGAGGCCATGGCTTCTACTTCATCAAGAAGTCCAAGCCAATTTTGTTGACTTGATCAAAAGTCTGGCCAATGTTACGAGCGAACTCACTATCAAACCCAAGTAAGGTCTataaaatttattacaatctcaacatccCATAAACATTATTATTCtcaattcataaaaaatttgTACATTAACAAATATCAAATCTTATACAATTTGTAAGACTTGGTATACAACTGATATTATTGATATTCTATTAAATCAATCCTTTCAAATCGTGATCCCAATCTTTATAAAGTATATGTATCTTGAaactctgaaaaagaaaagagaagaaagagaggacgacgagctttacagcccattaaaaatttttgaacattAATcacctatttatataaaaattattttatgcatcaGTGATTTCGATCTATGTATTTTTGATAGTGATATATTATATACTTAATTATTAAGTATATATTTATGACTTGTTTCATATTATATATTACTGATCCTGTCTTGGATGGATCGAGGTATAGGCAACTCAGGTTTCAACGGTAACAAATAATAggctctcaaaaaaaaattatagccacCTTAAAAGCCATTTCTCGATGCAGCATGAAAAGAAGATTGGCTCTTGTGATTTGGAGTGCAAAGTTGTATTTAAGAAAGATGTATACAATCAAATAAACAATCAATTTTCATCTAATATCTCGCAAAAGATCTCAATAAATATTAATGTCCTTGATTCTATcataattttctttttttatcaataaaaatagcaCTAACTTTCCCATATTTACTGTCGGAAACAACCTACTCTCATCTCATAAATCTTTTTTCACATGTAACTCCTTATTATCATGGGTTGCAAATGAGTCATGTGGCAGAAGTGAAGCATCATTACATTTATTTCTTTTCCATCTAAGGGTTGCCCATTTAAAATGCACGACTTATCCAAATGCACAATGCCGTGTGGGTTTGAGGAGGCTACACTAACAATTCTACTAAGTAGCTGCTTCTTATGGACCTATAGTGAGTAGCTTGAAGATGCGAAGCTTGATCGAGATAATGAGCCGACCAACACAAAGCATTACAGAAAGCAAAATGCTTCATATGAAAGGCATatataatgaaaatatattttttgttaactaaaaatttatttacagaatGATGCCAAAATGAAAGCACCAAAGATAAGTGTGAAAGGGAGAAGACCTAGTCTTCATCCAAGAAAAACACACCGACTTCCTCATCACTTTTCTCGGGCAAAGGTGTTTCAGATCCGCTTTAGGATCATCTACTGTAGGTGAGCCTTCCAGTCCTCGAACCCTTGGATGAAGGCGGCCGAAGATGCCTCAACGAGTTCATCCTCAAAATCCATCGAAGATCTTGTACTCCTCAATGCATTTAAACCTTACATTTGTGGCAATCTTCACAGCAACCTCAGTGAGCCCCCCTCTGCCTTCGAGTAGAGAAGGATCCGTCCTAAGCCTTACTGATCCTTCAGAGGGAGGTGGGGCCTAGTTCAATAGAAAAGAAGTTTGAAATGACTTTGATAAAGCCGACGCAGTAGCTTGCAACCTTTCAGCTACAACCAACTCAGTCCCCGCTAGGGATAGTGACAAAAGCTCCAGCTGGGAGCTTCTCGCCCTTTTggacaaggactcttctctcgaggagctcatcttcttttttacgatcaattttatgaaagatAATGATGACTTCATGGccataagataaaaaaaaaatcttctccaGATGGCTAAAGCGACAAAAGATCAATTGGCAATTGGATGATAGAAAATTGGTCAGACAGGTAGTCTATTTATATAGACCATCCACGGTGTAGATTCGATCATCGAATTGTCAGATCTTGCCATATGGCAAACTCCAACGAGTCTATGGGCAactttcaatttcttcttttgCAAACATCGTCGAGTGACTCCTCGAGCTCCCTCCCTAATAAAGGCAGTACGAGTCATGAAGAACACATCATAAATCTTCAAGTCTTTCCTTCCAAGTGCAATAATACGGacatgtgcaagaaaaaattagatcagcAATTCAACTACCAAGGCGATAACTTCCTTCATCCAAAGCCAAAAGGCCACTTCAAACTCAAAAGTGGGGGCATGTATTATGAGAGAAATCCACCAACCAGATCTAATCTTCCATTAAGGCACACCCAATAATATAGTAAGGTCATGCTAGGTGTAGATCAAGATCATCAATTTGGCCAGTCACACAGATAAAGCCTGTGCCTGACATCTACAACTAACAATCTTAATTCAAAGAAAGTGAGAGATATTTCTCTTTCAACAAAAGATCAGAATATGGCTTAACACTCTACGGAGCTAGGCCTAATAAATAGATTCTGACTAACGTTTATGGCCTCAACCTCTACATAAAAGAGGTACAAAGGAAACCCTCAGATGAGCAAGAATGAGCAAACACAAGCAACTCAAGAGaagggaaggaggaggagaacTCTCTACTCTTCCAACTCTCACTTTCTTTCCTCTCTACTGTTTCTAAAGCTTTGACTaatttaagcatcgaaggatctcctaTCGGAATACCTCCGacgagtgtggactttctttgtaGGAACTCTTAGACATCACAGATCTCAAGGGCATCTAGCTGTAGCCACATTAGCATCTCTCCAAAGCCTTGCATCAACAACTACTATGATATTCATTAAGGAGTAGCAAATGCACATTTTGTTGGAGAGAGAATTAAGACAAGAGAAATCATGGTGGGAATTGGGGTAGAGCAAGAATCAAACCCAAGTCCTTGCTAACCCCCAAAAGACTTCACCATCTATGGTAGTTGGCACCCCCGCACACATTTATTAATTCACACAAATATGAATCATAGAATTTTTTCTCCCATCCTAAATATCTTTCCCAGTTTATTGAATAATACTCATATAAACTAAAGACTTTGTTCATCTCAATATTCCCATCTCCTCTTGCCTAATTTCACTTAATTATATTGAAGCATTCATTATTTTTCatatattcttatttatatatataatgttCTTAGTATATTGGGTATATTTTAAAGATTGTAGTTTGTAAACTTATACCTTAAGAATAATTAATTTcttgaatgaaattaaaaatttttgaataataattaatatttaagttAGCTTTTtaattttctctaaaaatttaataatttaataatttatttattatttatgctgTTTTAGCTATAAAAAATAGCTAAATGATTGATCCAAATTACAAAACCATTCTAATCTACTCTCCAACTGGAACCCAACACTTTGGCTAGATACGAACAATAATTGAACCTAATTTCATGACACAATTTGAATAACATATTGGGTCAAAATTTTTCCACAAAATCAATTCAATTAGCTAATAGGTTATATGgtccaaaataaaaaatgaaaataaaatcaaatcaaGTCGGGACTAAACTTTCTTGGTCCCAATCTAGCTCATTCACACCCTTAATGCAGCTCAAGAATGTTAACCCCTATACTAAAGTACTTGCTATAGAGTAAAAATATTGATTATTGGATATATACTGTTTATATTTGCTAATAAGATAGGGGTTAATTCAATCACAAAATTAAAACAAGTCGATCTTAACATAATACAATAACTCTTTTGGCAAATCTTAAAAtatagttcaatttttttttttaatttagagaAAAAGCGGTCTGAAGCCCCCCATCTTAGGTGGACCAAATAGTCCCCTCTATCCTCATTTGATAATGACTTCGCTGCCAAGGAATCTTTTTTATGCCTCTGATTTTTTATGCTAAATGGTTTACAAAATTAAATATTTCGAGGGAAAAACAAAATCTACACTTGGAACATTCAAAATATTGGCACATTGAAAGCAGCCATCCATGAACCTATGACCGTATCATTTGGGAAAGCGTGTGGATAAACCCAGCAGAAGTTGAAGTAAAAAGCATCTGCAACGCGAGAAACACGTGGTTTCCACGTCGTTGCTTCCCACGAAGATCCCCAGTGCCGCTCTAGAAAGTCCACACAAACGCCCACCGTCTCCAGCCAATACCGACGACGCGGGCATATCATTTTCCCCCAATCTAATGCCCAACAGCCGAGTGCCGACGCTTCCCCAGCCGACCCTATCCCTCCGGAACCCATCCCCAACCTCTCCATCAATCCATCCAAATGACATCACCCCTCACGACCCCCAAATTGTGTCCTTATTAAACGGTACATGTTAACAAACGAGTTACACAAATCCATGGACTTCTTTAAAGCAAGAGTCCGGCTTTATCGTTTTGACTAAGCCATCAGTCACCAGTCTTCTCCACCCCACTTACCATTCTCTCTCTCATGCACTCACACCACAAGCTTTTAAGGTAATTACCAAGTCACCCCTTCCGCCACTCACTCCGCACTTTCTCGTTGACCCACGCTTCTTCTTTGCTTCCTTCCACTCTCTCAACAACCGCTGCTCTTCACCTCTCTCTCCAGTCTCCATCCTCCTAACGTGACTCGCAACCCTTATCCTACTCCGGCCCCACCTTTAAGCTACCCAACTCTGACGCAACTTCCCACCTCCCACTTCCCACTACCTTCTAATCTTCTATATATAAAACACTCCCCCCTTCACCCCCTCACTCACTCCCAATCTCCAACCCAAGAGCTCTAGAAAAAAAAAACctcctcccttcttttctttcttcgaaTCTTTCCAGTTGCTCTTTTTGTTGCTTCGATGGCTGTGGATGCTGTTGAGACTACGGCGGCATCGGTTCACCCGCCGACCACTCATGAGATGAGCGATGAAGAGCTTCCTCATCTCGAAGGATGGGCGAAAAGGAAGCGCTCCAAGCGCCACCACCGGTACTTCGACCACCCACCGACCGAGGAGGAATATCTCGCTCTTTGTCTCGTCATGCTCGCTCGCGGCGGATCCGGTCACGGCCTCCCGCCTCTGAATTCTGGCTCGGCGGCTACGGCGACGGTCGCCGCTCCGGTGCCGGAGGAGAAGCTTTCGTACAAGTGTTCGGTCTGCGGCAAGGCGTTCGGTTCCTACCAGGCGCTCGGCGGGCACAAGGCGAGCCACCGGAAGCTCACCGCCGCAGGCGAGGATTCAACCACCTCGCCGGCGGCGTCGGCCTCCGGGTCGTCGACGGCTGTCGCCTCCAGCAGCGGCAGGGTCCACCAGTGCTCGGTGTGCCTGAAAATTTTCCCGTCCGGGCAGGCGCTCGGGGGGCACAAGAGGCGCCACTATGAAGGAAACCTCGGCGGGAGCGCCGCCTCCGCCGCCAACGGCGGTGCGGCGTCGATGTCGGAGGGCGCAGGGTCCAGTGACAGGGGATTCGACTTGAACCTGCCACCGGTGCTCGAATTCACCTTCGACGCAGCGCGGCGTTGCGTggtgaaggaggaggaggaggtgcagAGCCCCCTGGCCTTCAAGAAGCCTCGCTTCCTCATACCGGCTTAGAAGCCACCACTTCTAagttaaatctacataaatttgtattatttttcttttcttcagatatttttttatttgtttgtgtACAGAGAATACTTATTCTTTGTCACTTGCAGGATCAATTTTTATTGTGTTCTTTTGTTTCTGTTAGTTGGGAATTAATTAGAAATGGATTTgtttggaaattttttttttttttgcttattatCACTATTGTAGCATAGAACATTATCGATGCTCGAGTGTGGGGATCTTCCATACTGAGTAGCTCATATCTATAGAAATAAAGCAAACAGAGCAGTAGACTGGATTTTATTTGGATGTTCATATTTTGTTTAGAGATGTATCATGCTTCAATTTTTTTGGATGTATTTATCGGGCAAGTATGAATCTTATGGATGTTTTATTTCAATATTCGTGTTTCATTTGGATATTTATTATGTTTTTATTTTGTTGGATTTTTTTCATATTAGGCGAGTATGTACCGTTCCGTCGACCAAAAAAAATAATGACGTTAGAAaaagaaggtttttttttttttttttgcccgttttgcGTGAAAAGCGAGTCAATGATGAGTTTTTTTCTAGCAGGAGAGAACGGCAGACACGCTTTAATTGCCTCAACGCCTAACGAACACGGTTTAGTTGACGGGGCTTCATGTCTTCCGTGTCAGGCTTGGCTGGCTTGACTTGGGGCTTCCATGTCTCTACTAGAAGTTAGGAAGATTCAACGTACCCGGTTCCAACCTAATTAATCCCAAGCAACAGTTTTATGACGATAAGAAAAATGATTTTAAGGAGATTTGTAGAcgttaaataccttttaaacaACTTGTATAGCATCAATTCCAGTCATAATTTGCGGTCCCCAACGTTCCCACtaacacttaaaaaaaaaaatgagttgCATGCCTTCTAACAGGGAGTTAAGCTTGCAGACAAAACATGCAAACAGTAGTTAATTGCAGCCATGTGCTAGTTGGCTCCTCATAATGAAAGTCCAATCACAAGGCATCTCAACTACTTTAGCTAATCAAGAATGCACTATTTATTAGCCAAAATTAGTTGATAACCTGTAATTAGATGCTAACAATTTTGGGATGCACATAAATGCTTGGAGCGCATGTGCAAATATGCGCCTTAATGGGGATCTATTTTGATGGTAATTGATTTGGATCATATAATTATATGATTAAGTATTTTCACTAGATCAATTAGTTATGGAATCATCGGTTCGTTGGATGTGATCCAAGTAGGGAAATTGGTGCTTTAACT
Protein-coding regions in this window:
- the LOC105034068 gene encoding zinc finger protein ZAT10, translating into MAVDAVETTAASVHPPTTHEMSDEELPHLEGWAKRKRSKRHHRYFDHPPTEEEYLALCLVMLARGGSGHGLPPLNSGSAATATVAAPVPEEKLSYKCSVCGKAFGSYQALGGHKASHRKLTAAGEDSTTSPAASASGSSTAVASSSGRVHQCSVCLKIFPSGQALGGHKRRHYEGNLGGSAASAANGGAASMSEGAGSSDRGFDLNLPPVLEFTFDAARRCVVKEEEEVQSPLAFKKPRFLIPA